In Blastopirellula sediminis, the following proteins share a genomic window:
- a CDS encoding WD40 repeat domain-containing protein — MRPDPGPELPPVTASYPITTEQGVSVQFPLAWPPLAYLESPDKAEMLDLRTGQSLGVIRLQGKGMPIALLNFSPDGKLIAEKVLEPGPEHVRFWSFETGRVHGDVCPPASGNIQLSPLNQTLHFAGPKRVVGLRKGLGGGQAMVIDIGSLTQPRTFPLANLDPKAVFISGAWGVSPGGKYLAALIGQALVVHDIESGQCVGKKELPGGAVDNFVNVKELVFSPDGKYLATFVNPAGGGAIRVLEWDLTTGDLTQNKSWLPYKEKLKSGVTISNYAHPLAYLPDGSGWVLLGRLTWRRDAPAPTPEFDELENDSRERAVLDEHRVVAWADIGGKRVLQTITRPGAELAATGTPAPVIPATWLVKPDPASANPPTSETSLALFGKLPTAPRFSKRPSKFAAASSGGDYVLFDLETGGEVKRVAAADGKPLAIHDVSPDGRYLVVAPANADYNCELQVLDLDAGKVALLKTALSDKAEVSLEFLNNTQVMAAYDDARSNERNYVIWNIDTGKRAKHFQWKNSGVYLRDSHLVSPGGKLVLVGSQQTLTFRELESGAELGKIENLQAEDRLAPERILAGGFTLDGTKLYLLADYSSQTTRLITCNLVTSQATFRDLALGEDRQEGTLDPTPWLRNEAPWLVSRYGAVDVNSATLVPHLGLKKEASLYPLGSDRYLLGHVYLGEKGAPAAAITPISLRQHVPPQLAASVEALRPQAEAPKLETPPPAAPTPEPPKVAEMTPDNSFLPPRRPGTTTPPATTTSPSKPKPKEPDDPQWIAMVDPRANAQPLAPSRKFPDLPRHCEYFSSPYVSPFLLVVDTDADAAKLLDLAKGTLVGAEIPFPHQSQHATFDRTGAYVAYEDPDGKVLIFDVQSGASKTIDLGVRYFDVDAVEFSSDQHLIVHYNGKNQRLVGVWKPEGGEPIRTLALSSRADRGDRDVAIAVSPGGRYLAALDVDRLRIFDLTQRGVDQETPVPFPLDRYGYRFDGIAFSPDGRYLAASYAHGQFDNFAIWSMESGELLVYRPTTQKKSLLTITHSDKAAKFVWLPDGKSLLLDGTILIEATTGCPYWVLAQEEADTVQALTSGLFLYSKDERTPKGDFITTLSVGPMPKEAIAAYEAVRKSTAVAAPPLTRTERYNMPPPAPKKIDAPTPIDAFTNRLPTGPIVLSENEFGTDYPPRHLAVSGAGVLAAQIETVFTNERHAITEGPLAPEKLYALATYDMASNKKLAQIDVPEHSELLDISPDGTLLLTGDKMSLAGFSRLDVWAPQLGRHAVGWRAVPLTNGRDELPTWAGFVDKTHVLVLEGHRQMTMWRLPACEPIYSISASAPPSFSPNRRQFLNLHTGTIHDSLTGQTIGQLAGVDQRVISAAYSADGQTIVGKLNDDPSQLLVRWDVPSGEIQDRLFIPVKTHGGTLVPLGDQGVFQMSSSLGNDPGGILIDWRQKQVSSLWKTPSVFCSGPEDRIYVVERTGHSTGSKHYARSLGIENFSFPQLALPAYAVVEPGSKVALEFQSFLPQPEETRAAVLNKMVAAGFTIDPTAAVKFKFSTTRETTMVPSSQRDVQMPLEEVVVSLTLFDAAGNPVWGKGTRGSERLKGVDLGLQMDSLKWAENIRIPSAMFQKNWTDYFQPQEWPKGPTP; from the coding sequence GTGAGGCCCGATCCGGGACCAGAACTTCCGCCCGTCACGGCCAGCTATCCGATCACCACCGAGCAAGGCGTTTCGGTTCAGTTTCCGCTCGCCTGGCCGCCGCTCGCTTATCTCGAGTCGCCCGACAAGGCCGAGATGCTAGATCTACGCACCGGCCAGTCGTTAGGGGTCATCCGCCTGCAGGGCAAAGGAATGCCCATTGCACTGCTCAACTTCAGTCCCGATGGCAAACTGATCGCCGAGAAGGTGCTCGAGCCGGGGCCGGAACATGTTCGCTTCTGGTCATTCGAAACGGGTCGCGTCCATGGCGACGTTTGTCCTCCCGCGAGTGGAAATATTCAGTTGTCTCCGCTCAACCAAACCCTCCATTTCGCCGGACCGAAGCGCGTCGTCGGCCTTCGCAAAGGACTAGGCGGGGGCCAGGCGATGGTGATCGACATCGGCAGCTTGACGCAGCCGCGCACGTTTCCGCTCGCCAACCTGGATCCCAAAGCGGTCTTTATCTCGGGCGCGTGGGGCGTATCGCCCGGCGGAAAATATCTAGCGGCCCTGATCGGCCAGGCGCTGGTGGTTCATGACATCGAGTCAGGCCAATGCGTCGGCAAAAAGGAACTCCCCGGCGGCGCCGTCGACAACTTCGTCAACGTCAAGGAGCTCGTCTTCTCCCCCGACGGCAAATATCTCGCCACGTTTGTGAACCCAGCCGGCGGCGGCGCAATCCGTGTGCTCGAGTGGGACTTGACGACCGGCGATCTGACGCAGAATAAGTCGTGGCTCCCCTACAAAGAGAAGTTGAAGTCCGGAGTCACCATCAGCAACTACGCACATCCGCTCGCTTACCTTCCCGATGGCAGCGGCTGGGTGTTGCTCGGTCGCTTGACTTGGCGCCGCGATGCTCCGGCGCCGACGCCGGAGTTCGATGAGCTCGAAAATGACTCGCGTGAGCGGGCGGTACTCGACGAGCATCGCGTCGTCGCTTGGGCCGATATCGGCGGGAAGCGCGTCTTGCAAACGATCACCCGCCCCGGCGCCGAACTCGCCGCGACGGGAACTCCCGCGCCGGTTATCCCAGCGACCTGGTTGGTCAAGCCCGATCCCGCGTCAGCGAACCCGCCCACGAGCGAAACGTCGCTGGCCCTGTTCGGCAAGTTGCCGACGGCGCCCCGCTTTTCGAAACGTCCCAGCAAATTCGCGGCGGCGTCGAGCGGCGGCGATTATGTCCTTTTCGATTTGGAAACCGGCGGTGAAGTGAAGCGAGTCGCGGCGGCCGACGGAAAACCGCTCGCGATTCATGACGTCTCGCCGGACGGGCGCTACCTTGTCGTCGCCCCGGCAAACGCGGATTACAACTGCGAGCTCCAAGTACTCGACCTCGACGCCGGCAAAGTAGCGCTGTTGAAAACGGCGCTCAGCGATAAAGCCGAAGTTTCGCTCGAGTTTCTCAACAACACGCAAGTGATGGCCGCTTACGACGACGCTCGTTCGAATGAGCGGAACTATGTGATTTGGAACATCGATACCGGTAAGCGGGCCAAACACTTTCAGTGGAAAAACTCCGGCGTCTATCTCCGCGACTCTCACCTGGTCAGCCCCGGCGGAAAGCTCGTGCTGGTCGGATCGCAACAAACGCTGACGTTTCGTGAGCTGGAAAGCGGCGCCGAACTTGGCAAGATCGAAAACCTGCAAGCCGAAGATCGCCTGGCGCCGGAGCGCATTTTGGCCGGCGGCTTCACGCTCGACGGGACGAAGCTTTATCTGCTGGCCGATTACTCTTCGCAAACGACGCGGCTGATCACTTGCAATCTAGTGACCAGTCAGGCGACGTTCCGAGATCTTGCGCTGGGGGAAGATCGCCAAGAGGGGACGCTCGATCCAACGCCTTGGCTCCGCAACGAAGCGCCTTGGCTCGTCAGTCGCTACGGCGCCGTGGATGTGAATAGCGCGACGCTCGTGCCGCATCTGGGGCTCAAGAAGGAAGCGTCCCTCTATCCGCTCGGCAGCGATCGTTACTTGCTGGGGCATGTTTACCTCGGCGAGAAAGGGGCCCCGGCCGCGGCGATCACGCCGATCTCGTTGCGCCAACATGTTCCGCCGCAGCTTGCCGCATCGGTCGAAGCGCTGCGACCGCAAGCGGAAGCGCCGAAGTTGGAAACGCCGCCCCCCGCAGCGCCCACGCCCGAACCGCCGAAGGTCGCGGAGATGACGCCCGACAACTCGTTCCTTCCGCCGCGGCGTCCCGGAACGACGACTCCACCCGCCACGACGACGTCGCCGTCCAAGCCCAAGCCGAAAGAGCCTGACGATCCGCAGTGGATCGCGATGGTCGACCCGCGGGCCAACGCACAGCCGCTCGCCCCCTCCCGAAAGTTTCCCGACTTGCCCCGGCACTGCGAGTACTTCTCGTCGCCGTACGTCTCCCCGTTTCTGCTGGTCGTCGATACCGATGCCGACGCGGCCAAGCTGCTCGATCTTGCCAAAGGGACGCTCGTTGGCGCCGAAATTCCGTTCCCCCACCAATCGCAACACGCCACGTTCGATCGGACTGGCGCCTACGTCGCCTACGAAGACCCGGACGGCAAAGTATTGATCTTCGACGTGCAGTCAGGCGCCTCGAAGACGATCGACCTGGGCGTCCGGTACTTTGACGTCGATGCGGTCGAGTTCAGCAGCGATCAGCATTTGATCGTTCATTACAACGGCAAGAATCAACGGCTTGTCGGCGTCTGGAAGCCGGAAGGAGGCGAACCGATTCGGACCTTGGCGTTGTCGTCGCGGGCCGATCGGGGAGATCGAGACGTCGCCATCGCCGTCAGTCCCGGCGGTCGTTACCTCGCGGCGCTCGATGTCGATCGGTTGCGGATTTTCGATCTGACGCAGCGCGGCGTCGACCAGGAGACGCCAGTGCCGTTTCCGCTGGATCGATATGGCTATCGCTTCGACGGCATCGCCTTCTCTCCCGATGGCCGCTACCTGGCTGCGTCGTACGCCCATGGTCAGTTCGATAACTTCGCCATCTGGAGCATGGAGTCCGGCGAATTGCTCGTCTATCGTCCCACGACCCAGAAAAAGTCGCTACTCACAATCACGCACAGCGACAAAGCGGCGAAGTTCGTCTGGCTTCCCGACGGCAAGTCGCTGCTGTTGGACGGTACGATCTTGATTGAAGCGACGACCGGTTGTCCCTATTGGGTGCTCGCGCAGGAAGAAGCCGATACCGTACAGGCATTGACCAGCGGCTTGTTTCTCTATTCCAAAGACGAACGGACGCCCAAAGGAGATTTCATCACGACGCTCAGCGTCGGGCCGATGCCGAAGGAGGCGATCGCCGCCTACGAAGCGGTCCGCAAATCGACGGCCGTCGCGGCGCCGCCGCTGACTAGGACCGAGCGTTATAACATGCCGCCGCCGGCGCCGAAAAAGATCGACGCTCCCACGCCGATCGACGCATTTACCAACCGCTTGCCGACCGGCCCAATCGTCTTGAGCGAAAACGAATTTGGGACCGACTATCCTCCACGGCATCTCGCCGTCTCGGGAGCCGGCGTTTTGGCCGCGCAAATCGAAACGGTGTTCACCAACGAACGTCACGCGATCACCGAAGGTCCGCTCGCCCCCGAAAAGCTTTATGCGTTGGCGACCTACGATATGGCGAGCAATAAAAAACTGGCCCAGATCGACGTCCCCGAACATTCCGAACTGCTCGACATCAGTCCCGACGGCACGCTCTTACTAACCGGCGACAAAATGTCTCTGGCTGGCTTCAGCCGTCTCGACGTCTGGGCGCCGCAGCTCGGCCGACATGCCGTCGGTTGGCGGGCCGTTCCTCTCACCAACGGACGTGACGAGCTGCCAACTTGGGCCGGCTTCGTCGACAAGACGCACGTGCTGGTGCTGGAAGGACATCGGCAAATGACCATGTGGCGCCTTCCCGCGTGCGAGCCGATCTATTCAATCTCGGCCAGCGCCCCGCCCAGCTTCAGCCCCAATCGTCGTCAGTTTCTGAATCTCCATACCGGCACGATTCATGACTCGTTGACCGGTCAGACGATCGGGCAATTGGCCGGCGTCGATCAGCGCGTGATCAGCGCCGCCTACTCGGCCGACGGCCAGACGATCGTCGGCAAGCTTAACGACGATCCGTCGCAGCTGTTGGTGCGGTGGGACGTCCCCTCCGGCGAAATCCAAGATCGTTTGTTCATTCCGGTCAAAACGCACGGCGGCACGCTCGTACCGCTGGGAGACCAAGGAGTCTTTCAGATGAGCAGCAGCTTGGGGAACGATCCAGGGGGCATCCTCATCGATTGGCGTCAAAAGCAGGTTTCGTCCCTCTGGAAAACGCCATCGGTCTTTTGCAGCGGACCGGAAGATCGAATCTACGTGGTGGAGCGCACCGGACACAGTACCGGCTCGAAGCACTACGCTCGCAGTCTCGGAATCGAGAACTTCTCATTTCCGCAACTTGCGCTTCCCGCATACGCCGTCGTCGAACCCGGTTCGAAAGTGGCGCTCGAATTTCAAAGCTTCTTGCCGCAGCCGGAAGAAACGCGCGCCGCCGTCCTCAACAAAATGGTGGCCGCCGGTTTCACGATCGATCCCACAGCGGCCGTAAAGTTCAAGTTCTCGACCACGCGCGAGACGACGATGGTTCCCTCATCCCAACGGGACGTCCAGATGCCGCTCGAAGAAGTTGTCGTCAGCCTGACGCTATTTGACGCAGCGGGAAATCCGGTTTGGGGAAAAGGGACTCGTGGGTCAGAGCGGCTCAAAGGGGTCGACCTTGGCCTGCAAATGGATTCGCTGAAGTGGGCCGAAAATATTCGAATTCCTTCCGCGATGTTTCAGAAGAACTGGACCGACTATTTTCAGCCGCAGGAATGGCCGAAGGGGCCCACGCCGTAA
- a CDS encoding DUF1559 domain-containing protein, translating to MLELLVVIAILILLLMLLLPAGGHSIEASRRMNCSNNLKQLALAIHNYHDTFRSFPAAIGGTKLPDDPMASNVGRLSGMVDLLPFLEQRNLHDQIRQPYSDSGKEFPAMGPAPWIADYPPWKLELDLLHCRSAERKEKNELGQTNYAFCIGDRTRNLHTSRVDLPQDTRRGVFGADRTIRFQNITDGTSNTIMLGEIGNREKTLIVGQYVTMSSGRLLENPSRSAQFRLRDNSPYYADKFTLSDFGRGGRWADGSAGDSQFNTILPPNSPSCVVAAKEAGDGLYSLSGFHIKGAQVALADGSVRFIPEDIDCGDLTLPTPTQEELSQIGFESPYGVWGALGTANGGEVIGEY from the coding sequence TTGCTTGAACTCTTAGTCGTCATCGCTATTTTGATCCTGTTGCTGATGTTGCTGCTGCCTGCCGGAGGTCATTCGATCGAGGCCTCGCGGCGGATGAACTGCAGCAACAATCTGAAACAACTCGCCCTGGCGATTCACAACTATCACGATACGTTCCGCTCTTTTCCGGCGGCGATCGGCGGGACCAAACTGCCGGATGACCCAATGGCGAGCAACGTCGGTCGCTTGAGCGGAATGGTCGACCTGCTGCCGTTTCTCGAGCAGAGAAATCTGCACGATCAGATCCGGCAGCCGTACAGCGATTCCGGGAAGGAGTTTCCTGCGATGGGCCCGGCGCCCTGGATCGCCGATTATCCTCCGTGGAAACTCGAACTCGATTTGCTCCATTGCCGTAGCGCCGAACGCAAGGAGAAAAACGAGCTGGGTCAGACGAACTACGCCTTCTGCATTGGCGACCGGACCCGCAATCTCCATACGTCGCGCGTCGATCTGCCGCAGGACACACGGCGTGGCGTATTTGGCGCCGATCGAACGATCCGCTTCCAAAACATCACCGACGGAACCAGCAATACGATCATGCTGGGGGAAATCGGCAACCGCGAGAAAACATTGATCGTCGGCCAATACGTGACGATGTCCTCCGGCAGACTCTTGGAGAATCCGAGCCGAAGCGCGCAGTTCCGCCTGCGGGACAACTCTCCCTACTACGCCGACAAATTCACCTTGAGCGACTTCGGCCGCGGCGGTCGTTGGGCCGACGGCTCGGCCGGCGATAGCCAATTCAATACGATCCTCCCGCCCAACAGCCCCAGCTGCGTCGTCGCTGCAAAGGAAGCAGGGGACGGCCTCTATTCGCTCAGCGGCTTTCATATCAAAGGGGCGCAAGTCGCGCTGGCGGACGGATCGGTCCGCTTCATCCCCGAGGACATTGACTGCGGCGATCTGACCCTGCCAACGCCGACGCAAGAAGAATTGTCGCAGATCGGTTTCGAGAGTCCTTATGGCGTTTGGGGCGCGCTTGGCACGGCGAATGGAGGGGAAGTAATCGGTGAGTACTGA
- a CDS encoding DUF1559 domain-containing protein, which produces MNAYRRSTFGFTLVHLFVVIGIICLLLAFVLPAINQAREAARRMSCENNMKILVLEQHNFHDTYGRFPKVLGGTNGSLDPMQSNLGRRSPWVDLIPYIESSPVPHQIENPLTTDVATYPGGGPAPWISDYPPWQLNWSWFECPAATREPSELGQTNYAFCIGDLARDIHEPKKLRGVFGGGLTCNFRDVTDGTSNTILLGEIGTRSGRAVVGQYAIKVSGNILDKPSLHTQFRSPGKGWFYDDKFELSEYGRGGRWADGSAGDSQFNTILPPNSPSCTVGAKEAGDGLYSAGSFHPGGANVALADGSVRFITSDIDTGDLTKPTLTVEQMSQPNVASPFGIWGALGTIDAGDESGDD; this is translated from the coding sequence ATGAATGCTTATCGCCGTTCCACCTTCGGCTTCACGCTCGTTCACTTGTTCGTCGTCATTGGCATCATCTGCTTGTTGCTCGCCTTTGTGCTGCCGGCAATTAATCAGGCGCGTGAAGCAGCGCGGCGGATGAGCTGCGAAAACAATATGAAGATTCTTGTATTGGAGCAACACAATTTTCACGACACTTATGGACGCTTTCCCAAGGTGCTCGGCGGCACAAACGGGTCCCTCGATCCTATGCAGAGCAATCTGGGGAGACGAAGCCCATGGGTCGATCTTATTCCCTATATCGAGTCGTCGCCGGTCCCCCATCAAATTGAGAATCCGCTTACGACCGACGTCGCCACGTATCCCGGCGGAGGACCTGCTCCTTGGATTTCCGACTATCCTCCCTGGCAGCTCAATTGGTCCTGGTTTGAATGCCCCGCCGCCACGCGCGAACCAAGCGAACTTGGTCAAACCAACTACGCCTTCTGCATCGGTGATCTGGCCCGCGATATTCACGAACCGAAAAAGTTGCGGGGAGTTTTCGGCGGCGGGCTGACCTGTAATTTTAGAGACGTTACCGACGGAACCAGCAATACGATCCTATTGGGAGAAATCGGTACTCGTTCCGGCCGCGCCGTCGTCGGGCAATATGCGATCAAAGTCTCGGGCAACATTCTCGACAAACCAAGCCTCCACACGCAATTCCGTTCGCCTGGCAAGGGCTGGTTCTACGACGACAAATTCGAATTGAGCGAATATGGCCGCGGCGGGCGCTGGGCTGACGGCTCAGCCGGCGATAGCCAGTTCAATACGATCCTGCCGCCCAACAGTCCCAGCTGCACGGTCGGCGCCAAAGAAGCGGGTGACGGTCTCTACTCAGCCGGCAGTTTTCACCCCGGCGGCGCGAATGTCGCGCTGGCCGATGGGTCGGTCCGGTTTATCACAAGTGACATTGATACCGGCGATCTCACCAAGCCGACGCTAACCGTCGAGCAAATGTCGCAGCCAAACGTCGCCAGTCCGTTTGGAATTTGGGGCGCGCTCGGAACGATCGACGCTGGGGACGAGAGCGGCGACGATTAA
- a CDS encoding DUF1559 domain-containing protein, translating into MGHSRAQFDRAHCTNNLKNILLATANYESTHGALPMAMGGTDVNGDPLQSNAGRLSGIVAMLPQIEQTALYDQITEPLDVDGTLYPPRGPAPWIAAYPAWTTQIELLKCPSAADGTSKFGQTNYALCIGDMARDIHQPTVARGAFACGLSQRMSKIKDGASNTIFFAEIGSLDGKRINGQYAIEQSDKLLDNPTLCLKLRDSWNKAYYPGNTKLSKLGRGGRWADGSAGDSLFNTILPPNSPSCAIDGDEAVDGLYSAGSQHKGGVNVGMGDGSVKFIVDSIDCGDLSQRTLTQQEMSGHKVASPFGIWGALGTADGAEKIGFGEY; encoded by the coding sequence ATGGGACATTCACGTGCGCAATTTGACCGTGCCCATTGCACCAACAACCTCAAAAACATCCTGCTGGCGACCGCCAACTACGAATCGACCCACGGCGCTCTGCCGATGGCGATGGGAGGAACCGACGTCAACGGCGATCCGCTGCAAAGCAACGCCGGCCGACTGAGCGGCATCGTTGCGATGCTGCCGCAGATCGAACAAACGGCGTTGTACGATCAAATCACCGAGCCGCTCGATGTGGACGGCACGCTCTATCCGCCCCGGGGTCCGGCGCCTTGGATCGCCGCCTATCCTGCCTGGACGACGCAAATCGAGCTTCTGAAATGCCCGAGCGCCGCCGACGGAACGAGCAAATTCGGGCAAACGAACTACGCGCTTTGCATCGGCGACATGGCCCGCGACATTCATCAGCCGACTGTCGCCCGCGGCGCGTTCGCCTGCGGTTTGAGTCAACGCATGTCGAAAATCAAAGATGGCGCGAGCAACACGATCTTTTTCGCCGAAATCGGCTCGCTCGACGGCAAACGAATCAACGGCCAATATGCGATCGAGCAATCGGACAAGTTGCTCGACAATCCTACGCTCTGCTTGAAGCTACGCGACTCTTGGAACAAAGCCTATTACCCAGGCAACACGAAGCTCAGCAAACTGGGGCGCGGCGGCCGTTGGGCGGATGGATCCGCCGGAGACAGTTTGTTCAATACAATTCTCCCGCCCAACAGTCCCAGCTGCGCCATCGACGGCGACGAAGCGGTCGACGGGCTCTATTCGGCCGGCAGCCAGCACAAAGGGGGCGTCAACGTCGGCATGGGGGACGGCTCCGTCAAATTCATCGTCGACTCGATCGACTGCGGCGATCTTTCGCAGCGAACGCTAACTCAACAAGAAATGTCCGGCCACAAGGTCGCCAGTCCGTTCGGCATCTGGGGCGCACTCGGCACGGCGGACGGAGCCGAAAAGATTGGCTTTGGCGAATATTAA
- a CDS encoding DUF2306 domain-containing protein has product MSTETATSNRRRQLHKLAALAIALLLAKVLLSIVWEYRRYFPPDFTSNFLAGRQDTFVGWYAVAFYVHLFAGPAALLLGAFLLFSGPRWRQHAAHRWAGRAQMVVLFGGLLPSGLVMSTQALTGAIAGWGFAALAIATGGSAAAALYYAVRRQIPAHRHWANRCLLLLISPLLFRVVNGLLYTLDQDTDQAYQINAWLSWLSLLAGYELWRLWTAPQNSSSLTPESTS; this is encoded by the coding sequence GTGAGTACTGAAACGGCGACTTCGAATCGGAGGCGCCAACTGCATAAGCTTGCGGCGCTAGCGATTGCGCTTCTCCTGGCGAAAGTTCTCCTTTCGATCGTCTGGGAATATCGCCGTTACTTTCCCCCAGACTTCACGTCGAACTTTCTCGCCGGCCGCCAAGATACGTTTGTCGGCTGGTACGCGGTTGCGTTTTACGTCCACTTGTTCGCAGGCCCAGCAGCGCTGCTGCTGGGCGCCTTTCTGCTCTTCAGTGGTCCGCGTTGGCGACAGCACGCGGCCCATCGTTGGGCGGGACGCGCGCAGATGGTCGTCCTCTTTGGCGGACTGCTGCCAAGCGGTCTGGTCATGTCGACGCAGGCCCTGACCGGCGCAATCGCCGGTTGGGGTTTTGCAGCGCTGGCGATCGCCACCGGCGGTTCCGCAGCCGCGGCCCTTTACTATGCGGTGCGCCGTCAGATTCCGGCGCATCGCCACTGGGCCAATCGTTGTCTGCTGCTGTTGATCTCACCGCTGCTATTTCGCGTCGTCAACGGTCTACTCTATACGCTCGATCAAGACACCGATCAGGCGTACCAGATCAACGCGTGGCTCAGCTGGCTATCGCTGCTGGCCGGGTACGAACTTTGGCGGCTCTGGACGGCGCCCCAAAACTCCTCTTCTCTCACCCCCGAGTCGACATCATGA
- a CDS encoding DUF1559 domain-containing protein, whose protein sequence is MNVLPAKKRPRGFTLLELLVVIGIICLLIALLLPAVRRSCEASRRMACTNNMKRLGLAMHNYADTFGCFPPAMGGTNLGNDPEQSNVGRLSGMVCILPMLEQNALYEQITAPLDADDKLYPALGPAPWIADYPPWKIELDELTCPSAVREASELGQTNYAFCIGDLARDVHQPTRLRGMFGGNLTSTFKDAVDGTSNTILLGEIGNRSDNRIVGQYATMAPAEMLDDPSKSRQFRSKRDDERYSDDFPLSEFGRGGRWADGSAGDSQFNTILPPNSPSCAVGGREAADGLYSATGYHPGGVNVTRLDGSVRFISEQIDCGDLTKPTLTAAQMSNPLVGSPYGVWGALGTIDGGEEVGDY, encoded by the coding sequence ATGAACGTTCTACCTGCAAAGAAACGCCCGCGCGGCTTTACGCTCCTCGAGTTGTTGGTTGTGATCGGGATCATCTGCCTCTTGATTGCGCTGTTGTTGCCGGCGGTGCGCCGGTCTTGCGAAGCGTCGCGGCGGATGGCCTGCACCAACAACATGAAGCGACTCGGCCTGGCGATGCACAACTATGCCGACACGTTCGGCTGCTTTCCGCCGGCGATGGGCGGTACGAATCTGGGAAATGATCCAGAGCAAAGTAACGTTGGGCGATTGAGCGGAATGGTCTGCATTCTTCCCATGCTTGAACAGAACGCGTTATACGAACAAATCACCGCGCCGCTGGACGCCGACGACAAGCTTTACCCCGCTTTGGGGCCGGCCCCCTGGATCGCCGACTATCCACCCTGGAAAATAGAGTTAGACGAACTGACATGCCCCAGCGCCGTTCGCGAAGCGAGCGAACTTGGCCAAACCAACTACGCGTTTTGCATCGGCGATTTGGCTCGTGACGTTCATCAGCCAACCAGGTTGCGCGGGATGTTCGGCGGCAACCTGACGTCCACCTTTAAGGATGCGGTCGACGGAACGAGCAACACGATCCTGCTCGGCGAAATCGGCAACCGGTCGGACAATAGAATCGTCGGCCAATACGCGACGATGGCGCCGGCCGAGATGCTGGATGATCCGAGCAAAAGCCGGCAATTTCGCTCAAAGCGGGACGACGAACGTTATTCCGACGACTTCCCGCTGAGCGAGTTCGGTCGCGGTGGACGCTGGGCCGACGGCTCGGCCGGAGACAGTCAGTTCAACACCATTCTTCCCCCGAACAGCCCGAGCTGTGCCGTTGGCGGAAGGGAAGCCGCTGACGGTCTTTATTCAGCGACCGGCTATCATCCGGGCGGCGTGAACGTCACGCGGTTGGACGGCTCGGTCCGCTTCATCTCCGAACAAATCGACTGCGGCGATCTGACCAAGCCAACCCTCACCGCCGCACAAATGTCTAACCCATTAGTCGGCAGTCCATACGGAGTTTGGGGCGCGCTCGGAACCATCGACGGGGGTGAAGAAGTCGGCGACTATTAG
- a CDS encoding DUF1643 domain-containing protein: protein MPPFLPAAELKKTYDIFGHFYTVAVSPDEVASCRSVLEIIDKECTPGDVNIICDRQPDAVFIMMNPGSSQPLVEVNNHIDADQIGDLAISLVPTKPDTTQYQVMRVMRHCGWRHVRVLNLSDLRSPKSPVFIKTFERLEADHDYVAHSIFSPARKKELTKKLPQSRDTPLVFAWGLSEKLSPLIERCLNAIPAKQNFTGLLAEGTEDKYRHPLPTLQRDKEIWFQNMIRLCET from the coding sequence ATGCCCCCGTTTCTCCCGGCCGCCGAACTGAAAAAGACGTACGATATCTTCGGCCACTTCTATACCGTCGCCGTTTCGCCGGACGAAGTCGCTTCGTGCCGCAGCGTGCTGGAGATCATCGACAAGGAATGCACCCCGGGGGACGTCAACATCATCTGCGATCGGCAGCCCGACGCCGTCTTCATCATGATGAACCCCGGCTCGTCGCAGCCGCTGGTCGAAGTGAACAACCATATCGACGCCGACCAGATCGGCGACCTGGCGATCTCGCTCGTCCCGACCAAGCCTGACACCACCCAGTACCAGGTGATGCGGGTGATGCGTCACTGCGGCTGGCGCCACGTCCGCGTGCTGAATCTTTCCGATCTGCGCAGCCCGAAGAGCCCGGTCTTTATCAAAACGTTCGAGCGACTGGAAGCGGATCACGACTACGTCGCCCACTCCATCTTCTCGCCGGCGCGTAAGAAAGAGCTGACGAAGAAGCTCCCCCAAAGCCGCGACACGCCGCTGGTCTTTGCGTGGGGACTCAGCGAAAAACTGAGCCCGCTGATCGAACGTTGTTTGAACGCGATCCCGGCCAAGCAAAACTTCACCGGGCTGTTGGCGGAAGGAACCGAAGATAAATATCGCCACCCGCTGCCGACGCTGCAGCGCGATAAAGAGATCTGGTTCCAGAACATGATCCGGCTCTGCGAAACGTAA